The following coding sequences lie in one Stenotrophomonas rhizophila genomic window:
- a CDS encoding TIGR03571 family LLM class oxidoreductase has protein sequence MSPASHASNASALSRLTAGGFSIGVEAPLDNDWTPAGEVARRNSGRLPGEPDMQRHAALAKLVDQLGFRALWVRDVPVYDPSFGDAAQVFEVFTYLGYLAGITQDILLGTAAVVLPIREPLLTLKAAATVQQLSGNRLLMGVASGDRPVEYPLFGRDFPGRGANFRNQVDLLRDHARAHLPEPLDLLPRPSAPLPLLVAGLSQQTPAWIGQHMDGSLAFPGTPAEHAHRVAAWRAVAGAKPYASFIHLELDARADAPMKRWRFGFSGGRTALIQELQAMRAAGVDHIGLHVRRNQRPLDDTFHEIAEYVLPLFHSCAATDNAPGAATRATADA, from the coding sequence ATGTCCCCCGCATCGCACGCATCCAACGCCAGCGCCCTCTCCCGCCTCACCGCCGGCGGCTTCAGCATCGGCGTGGAAGCGCCGCTGGACAACGACTGGACACCCGCCGGCGAAGTGGCCCGCCGGAACAGTGGTCGGCTGCCCGGCGAACCGGACATGCAGCGCCATGCGGCCCTGGCCAAGCTGGTGGACCAGCTCGGCTTCCGGGCGTTGTGGGTGCGCGACGTGCCGGTATACGACCCGTCCTTCGGCGATGCCGCGCAGGTGTTCGAGGTGTTCACCTACCTTGGCTACCTGGCCGGCATCACCCAGGACATCCTGCTGGGCACCGCCGCCGTGGTGCTGCCCATCCGCGAGCCGCTACTGACGCTCAAGGCCGCCGCCACCGTGCAGCAGCTCAGCGGCAACCGCTTGCTGATGGGTGTGGCCAGCGGCGACCGCCCGGTGGAGTACCCGCTGTTCGGTCGCGACTTCCCCGGTAGGGGTGCCAACTTCCGCAACCAGGTTGACCTGCTGCGAGATCACGCGCGCGCGCACCTGCCCGAACCGCTGGACCTGCTGCCCCGCCCGTCCGCGCCGCTGCCGCTGCTGGTGGCCGGGCTGTCGCAGCAAACCCCTGCCTGGATCGGCCAGCACATGGATGGCAGCCTGGCCTTCCCCGGCACACCGGCAGAGCATGCCCATCGCGTGGCCGCGTGGCGCGCGGTGGCCGGTGCCAAACCCTATGCCAGCTTCATCCACCTGGAGCTGGACGCGCGCGCCGACGCGCCCATGAAGCGCTGGCGCTTCGGCTTCAGTGGCGGCCGCACCGCGCTGATCCAGGAGCTGCAGGCCATGCGCGCGGCCGGTGTGGACCATATCGGCCTGCACGTGCGCCGCAACCAGCGCCCGCTGGATGACACCTTCCACGAAATCGCCGAGTACGTCCTGCCGCTGTTCCACAGCTGCGCGGCTACCGACAACGCGCCCGGCGCGGCAACGCGGGCAACCGCAGACGCCTGA
- a CDS encoding YifB family Mg chelatase-like AAA ATPase, with protein sequence MSLALVHSRARAGVNAPAVRIEVLLSGGLPHTQMVGLPETAVRESRDRVRAAIVCSQFEFPQRRITINLAPADLPKEGGRFDLAIALGILAASGQIDTQVLSRYEFLGELALTGELRGVNGVLPAALAAARLGRTLIVPPENAAEAGLAGHADVRVARTLLEACAGLGERTLPKALPADVASLPMPDLRDVRGQPQARRALEVAAAGGHHLLLIGTPGCGKTLLASRLPGILPDATELEALETATVASCTGGGIDTARWRQRPYRSPHHTASAVSLVGGGSFPRPGEISLAHNGVLFLDELPEWSRHALEVLREPLESGQVIVARASRSEAFPARFQLVAAMNPCPCGWAGDRSGRCRCAVDGIQRYRGRVSGPLLDRIDLHVEVPRLEPHELRDDTPCGEDSSTVRARVVAAREVQLGRSGKANAQLQPGELAQHCRLSTADRQLLEDAVERLQLSARSMHRILRVARTVADLEGSEDIRTAHVAEAIGYRQLDRGGSG encoded by the coding sequence ATGAGCCTGGCGCTGGTCCACAGCCGTGCCCGCGCAGGCGTCAACGCGCCTGCCGTCCGCATTGAAGTACTGCTCTCCGGCGGCCTGCCGCACACCCAGATGGTCGGCCTGCCGGAAACCGCCGTGCGCGAATCGCGCGACCGCGTGCGTGCGGCCATCGTCTGTTCGCAGTTCGAGTTTCCACAGCGCCGCATCACCATCAACCTGGCCCCGGCCGATCTGCCCAAGGAGGGCGGTCGCTTTGATCTGGCCATCGCGCTGGGCATCCTCGCCGCCAGCGGGCAGATCGATACGCAGGTGTTGTCGCGCTACGAATTTCTGGGCGAACTGGCGCTGACCGGTGAACTGCGCGGGGTGAACGGCGTGCTGCCTGCCGCCCTTGCCGCCGCCCGGCTTGGCCGCACGTTGATCGTGCCACCAGAGAACGCCGCAGAAGCCGGCTTGGCCGGGCACGCCGATGTGCGCGTGGCGCGGACGCTGCTGGAAGCATGCGCCGGACTGGGCGAGCGCACGTTGCCCAAGGCCCTGCCTGCCGACGTCGCCAGCCTGCCCATGCCCGACCTGCGCGACGTACGCGGCCAACCGCAGGCACGGCGAGCGCTTGAGGTAGCCGCTGCCGGTGGTCACCACCTGTTGCTGATAGGCACGCCGGGCTGCGGCAAGACGCTGCTGGCCTCGCGGTTGCCCGGCATCCTGCCCGACGCCACCGAGCTGGAGGCACTTGAGACCGCCACGGTGGCGTCCTGCACCGGCGGCGGCATCGACACCGCCCGTTGGCGGCAGCGCCCGTACCGATCACCGCACCACACCGCCAGCGCGGTATCGCTGGTGGGCGGCGGCTCGTTCCCGCGCCCGGGCGAGATATCGCTGGCGCACAACGGCGTGCTGTTCCTGGATGAGCTGCCCGAATGGAGCCGGCACGCACTGGAGGTGCTGCGCGAGCCATTGGAGTCGGGCCAGGTGATAGTCGCGCGCGCGTCGCGCAGTGAAGCGTTTCCCGCACGCTTCCAGCTGGTGGCCGCGATGAACCCCTGCCCCTGCGGATGGGCCGGCGACCGGAGCGGGCGCTGTCGCTGCGCGGTCGATGGCATCCAGCGCTATCGCGGTCGCGTGTCCGGCCCGCTGCTGGACCGCATCGACCTGCATGTGGAGGTGCCGCGGTTGGAGCCGCACGAACTGCGCGATGACACGCCGTGCGGCGAAGACAGCAGCACGGTGCGGGCGCGGGTGGTGGCGGCACGCGAAGTGCAGCTGGGTCGTAGCGGGAAGGCCAATGCACAGTTGCAGCCCGGCGAGCTGGCGCAGCACTGTCGGCTGTCTACTGCGGATCGGCAACTGCTTGAGGATGCGGTGGAACGATTGCAGCTGTCAGCGCGGTCGATGCATCGCATTCTTCGCGTGGCGCGGACGGTGGCCGACCTGGAGGGGAGTGAGGACATTCGGACGGCGCACGTGGCCGAAGCGATCGGGTATCGGCAGTTGGATCGGGGTGGGAGTGGATGA
- a CDS encoding sensor histidine kinase gives MAKKDDPKKVKTAHFHISAALFEELGERLVSKPEIALAELIKNSYDADASYCEVQIGDHAIVVSDDGHGLTEEEFLNNWMVVSSTNKVKRRHSRRYQRHMAGSKGVGRFSARFLGTVLVVESTALNPKSKSLATLTATFDWVAISKKADVADIEIEYTVRPATRAEQVGTRLTMKSLREHVADLPVARVRTDVLRLVKADGGLEEPDFEYDTQGLEAEDPGFKVYFADEDADGEDVELAGQILDKYVARARLSVSLDGLVDFRVFWKGQKKPVEKKTFRLDRIAKQYSAKALSGMQGEKDARGLPKDLEGVPHLPLADTVNSPVFIDIRFFPYRQGTFVDLPVNGRGAMTWVKENSGVAVVDNGFAMPAYADENSDWLAIESSKSSNERNWQSVITPVFYPMDALAKKNPALNPMLALPRVPQLIGRVHVATRKAPANLQTEDGWLLPNMDREQLRDNGAYRLMWHLVRFAVESLAHFDRAFRVQDEQAKEEEARKKARSALAATITEIRSSPEINFDHKRVMLRQLEEVEEQISAAEGYDKSVRMSLELMSTMGVMAGFMTHEFEKTLEAIQRIAETLKKLAKKHPEIAQDAEIVIRNEKALAEQAEYMRLFVGASRKMTVTPFKARSQLTVVARTVEALAADHGITIEIEADSKLAGPAVPLAAYHGVAINLISNAMKALVAKSTSSDRRIKIYATNDGVRHILVCADNGIGVPEYLRDRIWDALFTTTESADDANPLNSGLGLGLPVIKRVVEGVGGRVELLKTPPAGFATAFRASFPLAKD, from the coding sequence ATGGCAAAGAAGGACGATCCGAAGAAGGTCAAGACGGCCCATTTCCACATCAGCGCCGCGCTTTTTGAAGAGCTAGGTGAGCGACTGGTCAGCAAGCCTGAAATTGCACTGGCGGAGCTGATCAAAAACAGTTACGACGCCGATGCGTCTTATTGCGAAGTTCAGATCGGTGACCACGCGATCGTCGTCTCGGACGACGGTCACGGACTCACTGAGGAGGAATTTCTCAACAACTGGATGGTCGTAAGTAGTACCAACAAGGTCAAGCGACGTCACTCGCGTCGTTATCAGCGACACATGGCCGGCTCAAAAGGCGTCGGTCGCTTCTCTGCACGATTTCTTGGCACTGTGCTTGTTGTCGAATCGACGGCTCTGAATCCCAAGTCCAAGTCCCTAGCTACACTCACAGCAACCTTCGACTGGGTGGCCATATCCAAGAAAGCTGATGTAGCTGATATCGAGATTGAGTACACGGTTCGCCCAGCGACCAGGGCTGAGCAGGTTGGTACCCGTCTGACGATGAAATCGCTACGCGAACACGTTGCGGACCTGCCAGTAGCTAGGGTTCGCACGGATGTGCTCAGGCTCGTAAAAGCAGATGGAGGCTTGGAAGAGCCTGATTTCGAGTACGACACGCAGGGGCTCGAAGCAGAGGACCCCGGCTTTAAAGTGTATTTCGCAGATGAGGATGCCGATGGCGAGGACGTGGAGCTGGCTGGCCAGATCCTCGACAAGTATGTGGCTCGGGCACGCTTAAGCGTGAGCCTTGATGGGCTTGTAGACTTCCGCGTCTTTTGGAAGGGTCAGAAGAAGCCTGTCGAGAAGAAGACCTTTCGTCTAGACAGAATTGCCAAGCAGTACAGTGCCAAAGCTCTCTCAGGAATGCAGGGGGAGAAGGACGCTCGTGGGCTACCAAAGGACTTGGAGGGAGTGCCACATCTTCCCCTCGCGGACACGGTCAATAGTCCCGTATTCATAGACATCCGTTTCTTCCCGTATCGCCAGGGTACCTTTGTTGATCTGCCTGTGAATGGCAGGGGAGCAATGACATGGGTCAAAGAGAACTCGGGCGTGGCGGTCGTGGACAACGGCTTTGCAATGCCGGCGTACGCAGATGAGAACAGTGATTGGCTCGCAATCGAGTCGTCGAAGTCATCGAACGAGCGCAATTGGCAATCGGTCATCACGCCAGTGTTCTATCCGATGGATGCTTTGGCAAAGAAGAACCCTGCGCTCAATCCAATGCTTGCCCTGCCGCGAGTTCCGCAGCTGATCGGTCGAGTTCACGTTGCAACGCGGAAGGCTCCGGCAAATCTTCAGACTGAAGACGGATGGCTGCTGCCGAATATGGATCGTGAGCAGTTGCGGGACAATGGTGCCTATCGGCTCATGTGGCACTTGGTGCGATTTGCAGTTGAGTCTTTGGCACACTTCGATCGCGCGTTTCGGGTCCAGGATGAGCAGGCCAAAGAAGAAGAAGCCCGCAAGAAGGCCAGGTCCGCCTTGGCCGCGACCATCACAGAGATTCGGTCTTCGCCAGAGATTAACTTTGACCACAAGCGCGTCATGCTGCGTCAGCTTGAAGAGGTCGAAGAACAGATATCGGCGGCTGAGGGTTACGACAAAAGCGTAAGGATGTCTTTGGAGCTCATGTCTACTATGGGTGTCATGGCTGGATTCATGACTCATGAGTTTGAGAAGACCCTAGAGGCGATCCAGCGGATCGCTGAGACGTTGAAAAAGTTGGCAAAGAAGCATCCCGAGATCGCGCAGGATGCTGAAATAGTTATACGTAACGAAAAAGCCCTAGCCGAGCAGGCAGAGTATATGCGCTTGTTCGTAGGAGCGTCTCGCAAGATGACGGTCACTCCGTTCAAGGCCCGTTCGCAGCTGACGGTTGTGGCTCGCACCGTCGAGGCGCTGGCAGCCGATCATGGGATCACCATTGAGATTGAGGCTGACTCAAAGCTGGCTGGCCCCGCGGTACCTCTGGCTGCATATCATGGCGTTGCTATCAACCTGATCTCCAATGCTATGAAGGCACTGGTTGCGAAATCCACCAGTTCCGATCGCCGTATCAAAATCTATGCTACCAACGATGGTGTCCGGCACATTCTGGTCTGCGCCGATAACGGCATTGGTGTGCCAGAGTATTTGCGTGATCGAATTTGGGATGCCTTGTTCACAACTACCGAAAGTGCCGACGATGCCAATCCGCTTAACTCCGGCTTAGGATTAGGTCTTCCTGTCATCAAGAGGGTTGTCGAGGGAGTTGGGGGTCGAGTCGAGCTTTTGAAGACGCCTCCAGCAGGATTCGCGACGGCATTTAGAGCATCATTTCCACTAGCAAAAGATTGA
- a CDS encoding helix-turn-helix domain-containing protein has protein sequence MPRAQRQLRALGERLRTARMRREMTQGDLAARVGVSVPTIGKLEAGDVSTSFSTLVRVLTALGLDGDIDALAQEDALGRELQDSRLRRTVGVKK, from the coding sequence ATGCCGCGTGCCCAACGCCAGCTGCGTGCGCTGGGTGAACGTCTGCGCACGGCAAGAATGCGGCGCGAGATGACCCAGGGCGACTTGGCCGCCCGGGTAGGCGTGAGCGTTCCCACCATCGGCAAGCTGGAGGCGGGGGACGTGTCCACCAGCTTTTCCACGCTGGTGCGTGTACTGACCGCACTGGGGCTGGATGGGGATATCGACGCGCTCGCGCAGGAGGATGCGCTGGGGCGCGAGCTCCAGGACAGCCGCCTGCGTCGCACGGTGGGGGTGAAGAAATGA
- the yidA gene encoding sugar-phosphatase → MDMPHHPSPVHLIAIDMDGTLLNPAHKLTPRVKQAIAAARAQGVRVVLASGRPVSGLAPFLAELGIEGDAEFCIACNGAVVENLGSGQRVVEYPLSFEDFLFCERISRDLGIHFQALDGRRMYTPNQDISIYTVADSHLSHVPLSYRRVEDMDPAMQFIKLMMIDEPHVLDAAIARLPSELTDRFAVLKSAPFFLEVFDHRAGKGPSLQKLAAHLGVDAANVMALGDQENDLTMLQFAGTSVAMGNAIEAVKQTARFETATNAEDGVALAIERFVLQTA, encoded by the coding sequence ATGGATATGCCGCACCACCCCAGCCCGGTCCACCTCATCGCCATCGACATGGATGGCACCCTGCTCAACCCCGCCCACAAGCTCACGCCGCGGGTGAAGCAGGCCATTGCCGCGGCCCGCGCGCAGGGCGTGCGGGTGGTGCTGGCCAGCGGCCGACCGGTGTCCGGGCTGGCGCCGTTCCTGGCTGAGCTGGGCATCGAGGGCGATGCGGAATTCTGCATCGCCTGCAATGGCGCGGTGGTGGAGAACCTCGGCAGCGGCCAGCGCGTGGTCGAGTATCCGCTGAGCTTCGAGGACTTCCTGTTCTGCGAACGCATCTCACGCGATCTGGGCATCCACTTCCAGGCGCTGGATGGCCGGCGCATGTACACGCCCAATCAGGACATCAGCATCTACACGGTGGCCGATTCGCACCTTTCGCACGTGCCGTTGTCGTACCGGCGGGTGGAGGACATGGACCCGGCAATGCAGTTCATCAAGCTGATGATGATCGACGAGCCGCACGTGCTGGACGCGGCGATTGCACGCCTGCCATCGGAACTGACCGACCGTTTCGCGGTGCTCAAGAGTGCGCCGTTCTTCCTGGAGGTGTTCGACCACCGGGCGGGCAAGGGGCCGAGCCTGCAGAAGCTGGCCGCGCACCTGGGTGTGGACGCGGCCAACGTGATGGCACTCGGCGATCAGGAGAACGACCTGACCATGCTGCAGTTCGCCGGGACCAGCGTGGCGATGGGCAACGCCATCGAGGCGGTGAAACAGACGGCGCGCTTCGAAACCGCGACCAACGCCGAGGATGGCGTGGCGCTGGCGATCGAGCGGTTTGTGCTGCAAACGGCCTGA
- a CDS encoding P-II family nitrogen regulator, with amino-acid sequence MKMVMAVLKPFKLDDVREALAERGVTGITVTEVKGFGRQKGHTELYRGAEYVVDFLPKVKIEVAVTDGQVEEVVEAIVKAAGTGKIGDGKVFVYDLGSVVRIRTGELDADAL; translated from the coding sequence ATGAAGATGGTCATGGCGGTGCTCAAGCCGTTCAAACTCGACGATGTGCGCGAAGCACTGGCCGAGCGCGGCGTCACCGGGATCACGGTCACCGAGGTGAAAGGCTTCGGGCGCCAGAAGGGACATACCGAGCTGTACCGCGGCGCGGAGTACGTGGTCGACTTCCTGCCCAAGGTGAAGATCGAGGTGGCCGTCACCGATGGCCAGGTCGAGGAAGTGGTGGAGGCCATCGTGAAGGCCGCCGGCACCGGCAAGATCGGCGACGGCAAGGTGTTCGTGTACGACCTGGGCAGCGTGGTGCGCATCCGCACCGGTGAGCTGGACGCTGACGCGCTGTAA
- a CDS encoding RIO1 family regulatory kinase/ATPase — translation MNTPVASCVGTDTAPAELLKRGERLLEPDVYRTCLNGQQAVVKDYTRYRGTPLSPVARLLVRREARILQRLSGWKHAPALLGTIGGLALGMEFIPGQTLSAAQSVGVEVFEQLQYALTRLHAAGITHNDLHGTNVMVSGGVPVLVDFTSAWRSPRWLPVHPVSRQLRRSDMKNLLKMRQRLTGLTPTPSQAALVADPRWVASLRVGWKRFYRWFKGHA, via the coding sequence ATGAATACTCCTGTTGCTTCGTGTGTCGGCACCGACACCGCCCCGGCCGAGCTGCTCAAGCGCGGCGAACGCCTGCTTGAACCGGACGTCTACCGCACCTGCCTCAACGGCCAGCAGGCCGTGGTGAAGGACTACACCCGTTACCGCGGCACGCCGCTGTCGCCGGTGGCGCGCCTGCTGGTGCGCCGCGAGGCCCGCATCCTGCAGCGCCTGAGTGGCTGGAAGCATGCCCCGGCCCTGCTGGGCACCATCGGCGGGCTGGCGCTGGGCATGGAGTTCATTCCCGGCCAGACCCTGAGCGCGGCCCAGTCGGTGGGCGTGGAGGTGTTCGAGCAGCTGCAGTACGCCCTCACCCGCCTGCATGCGGCCGGCATCACCCACAACGATCTGCACGGCACCAACGTGATGGTCAGCGGCGGGGTACCGGTGCTGGTGGACTTCACCTCGGCCTGGCGCAGCCCGCGCTGGCTGCCGGTGCACCCGGTGTCGCGCCAGCTGCGCCGCAGCGACATGAAGAACCTGCTGAAGATGCGCCAGCGCCTGACCGGCCTGACGCCCACGCCGTCGCAGGCCGCGCTGGTGGCCGACCCGCGCTGGGTGGCCAGCCTGCGCGTGGGCTGGAAGCGCTTCTACCGCTGGTTCAAGGGCCACGCATAA
- a CDS encoding class I SAM-dependent methyltransferase, with product MKESHLKRCQVETPPDVVRLVWSLASGMRNGKYFESVLDLGAGDGRFSQISGVYEKYTGVEHDKVKVGSAKLPHNAELVVADALAWKTGGYSICVGNPPYIRHHGLDGLWRDSALRSIAADGGPELKKTANSFVIFLAQALLRTDEGGVVAQVVPYEWVSRPSASELREFIKLKGWAVTVYRFESDIFPTVLTTASITIIDKAAKSGEWKYGSISRDGKIRISGKASGTTSHVIGYMDGDQACKGIRGLSPGGQDIFVLTEEERLFHSLKKGVDVRPCVVSLRAIGEDVHRLDRDKFDELFVRRGARCWLIRSDKDRRSPRLQRYLDSIPEASWSRYSTCTARSVWWRYRPHPAPALLLASGFTGKRPKSLINDVGAIAAGSVYGVLVDASAGPAAAEKIFKGLRAYDFERRLVHHSNGLKKVEVRQLNTVLADLLPD from the coding sequence ATGAAAGAATCGCATCTTAAGCGTTGCCAGGTCGAGACTCCGCCGGACGTCGTTCGGCTCGTGTGGTCGTTGGCTTCTGGAATGCGAAATGGAAAATATTTTGAATCTGTTCTTGACCTTGGAGCGGGTGACGGAAGATTTAGTCAGATTTCCGGTGTATATGAGAAATATACTGGCGTCGAGCATGACAAGGTCAAGGTGGGTTCTGCTAAGTTGCCGCATAATGCAGAGCTTGTCGTCGCCGACGCATTGGCATGGAAAACTGGTGGGTATTCAATTTGCGTAGGCAATCCCCCATACATACGCCACCACGGATTGGATGGCCTTTGGCGAGATTCCGCGCTCCGATCCATTGCGGCTGACGGTGGTCCAGAGCTAAAGAAAACCGCTAACTCATTCGTCATCTTCCTGGCTCAGGCGCTGCTTAGGACCGATGAAGGTGGCGTGGTTGCTCAGGTTGTTCCATACGAGTGGGTCTCCAGGCCAAGTGCTAGTGAATTGCGAGAATTCATTAAGTTGAAGGGCTGGGCTGTCACCGTCTATAGGTTCGAGTCTGACATATTCCCAACGGTGCTGACGACTGCATCCATCACCATTATCGACAAAGCGGCGAAAAGTGGCGAATGGAAGTATGGATCCATAAGTCGCGATGGCAAGATTCGAATTTCAGGGAAAGCATCAGGAACGACATCCCACGTTATTGGGTATATGGATGGCGATCAGGCCTGCAAGGGCATACGCGGTCTGAGTCCTGGTGGCCAGGACATCTTCGTGCTCACTGAGGAGGAGCGGCTTTTCCATTCGCTGAAGAAGGGGGTGGATGTCCGGCCTTGCGTTGTATCTCTCAGGGCTATCGGCGAGGACGTCCATCGGCTCGACAGGGATAAATTTGATGAACTATTTGTTCGCCGGGGAGCTCGATGTTGGCTGATCCGTAGCGACAAGGACCGCCGCTCCCCACGGCTGCAGCGATATCTGGATAGCATCCCTGAGGCCTCATGGTCGCGATACAGTACTTGCACGGCCAGGTCCGTATGGTGGCGCTACCGGCCTCATCCCGCACCCGCGCTGCTCTTGGCCTCGGGATTCACTGGCAAACGGCCGAAGAGTTTGATTAATGATGTCGGGGCTATTGCTGCTGGGTCCGTCTACGGAGTGTTGGTAGACGCATCTGCAGGGCCGGCCGCAGCTGAGAAGATCTTCAAGGGCCTGCGGGCGTATGACTTCGAACGTCGGTTGGTGCATCATTCCAACGGGCTGAAGAAGGTCGAAGTTCGTCAGCTCAACACGGTTCTAGCCGATTTGCTTCCGGATTGA
- the ubiK gene encoding ubiquinone biosynthesis accessory factor UbiK: MIDLNHLDDLARRLSDMVPPGLRQSREELQATFKTALQAGLGKLDLVTREEFDVQRAVLLKTREKLEALEKTVAELEARGSDTSAG, translated from the coding sequence ATGATCGACCTCAACCACCTTGATGACCTGGCCCGTCGCCTGAGCGACATGGTCCCGCCGGGCCTGCGCCAGTCGCGCGAGGAACTGCAGGCCACCTTCAAGACCGCGCTGCAGGCCGGGCTGGGCAAACTGGACTTGGTCACCCGCGAAGAATTCGACGTACAGCGCGCGGTGCTGCTCAAGACCCGCGAGAAGCTCGAGGCGCTGGAGAAGACCGTGGCCGAGCTGGAAGCGCGCGGCAGCGATACGTCGGCAGGCTGA